Part of the Listeria innocua genome is shown below.
TCTTCATTAGCTTTTTCACCTTTCTAATCCGTGATCTTTACTTGAATAACTATAGCGTAAAAAAAGGAATAAATCTACAGTAAAAAGGCTTAATTCCTCTGTTTTGCGATAAAAAAATCGGCTAGCCCCAGAATTAGGGCCAGCCGCTTTGTGCTTTTCATTGTGCTAATTATTCAGCTTCTACTAGGTTGTACACTTTGATAGTGTCAGTGTTACCATTTTGTGCAGCATTTTGAAGTTGAGCTGCGTAGATTTTGAATTGGTTAGAAGAGTTAGTAGCACCAGAAACTGTGTCTACTGCAGCAACATCTTGTTTCTCTACTAGAGATTTATTAAGTGCTGGGATGTATTCTTTTGGACCAGTACCAGATTTAGCTTTCATGTTTTTCTCATAGTCAGCGTCGTCTGATTTAAGTTTACCGTCTTTGTCAACATAGTTGTAATCAGATTTAGTGATTTTGCCATCTTTAACGTCCATGCTGAATACTACACGGTAACCATGTGCGTAGTTTTGTTCTTCTAATTTATAAGTTCCATCTTCCATTTTAGCTAGGTTGTTGATGGAAATTGTAGTTGTATCAGCTTTTTGAGCTGCTTGAATTAATTGGTTTGCATAATTGATGAAAGCGTCAGAGGAATGAGTTGCTCCTGAAACTACTTCTACAGATGATGCAGATTGTCCTTTAACAAGGGAATCGCTTAATTGTTTCAAGTATTCTTGAGGACCAGTTCCTACTTTGTCTTTCATTGCTTTTTCGTAGTCTGCATCTTCAGATTTAAGTTTGCCGTCTTTGTTTTTGTAATCGTAGTTAGCTTTAGTGATTTTACCATCTTTAACTTCGATTGACATGAAACCTTTCCAGCCTTTGTCGTCGAAATTCTTTTCTTCTAATTTGTAAGTACCATCAGTCATAGTACCATCTGTTTTAGCTGTTTTCTTTGTTTCTGTTTGTTTTGTGTCTGTGCTCTTCTTATCTTTGCTGCTGTCGTCGTTACTACCGCAACCTACTAGTAATAAACTTGAAGCCATTACTACGGTAATACCCATTGCTACTTTTTTCAATTTCATATTTGCTCCCACCTTTTGTTTTATTAAAACCTTGTTTGTGATAACGTGAACACAAACGGATAGTCTGCGAAAGCGATATCACTTTTACAATACAAATGATACCATCAGCGTGCGCTTTTGTCTACTGTAATTCTAAAGACATAATTCATCTAATTTTCAAAATAATGACTATTGATACATAAAACTTGGGTAAAACCATCATTTTCTAGCAAAATAGCATACAAAAATGTCTAACAACCTAGATAAAACAAGGACTTTTAGCCTGCTCAAATATATAAATTTTGTATAAAGTCCTATTTTTCGGGTTTTAGATTAGAATTGTTCTTTACTATCTAGACATTAGTAGGAGGTTTCTGTTAAACTATGATAGGTTATAATAATACTGTGGGGAATTTTGGACTCATTTTATTTTTGTGAATAAACTTACAAGGAGTTGAGGAAGCATATGCCTGAAAAGAATATCGTTTTAATTGGGGCAGGATATGCAGGTGTACACGCTGCTAAGAAATTAGCTAAGAAATACAAGAAAGACAAAGACGTCAATATTACATTAATCGATCGTCATTCGTACCACACAATGATGACTGAACTTCATGAGGTTGCTGGTGGTCGTGTTGAACCAACTGCAATTCAATATGATTTACGTCGTTTGTTTAATAGAACAAAAGTTAATCTTGTAACTGACAACGTGACACATGTAGATCACGATAAGAAAGTTGTAACAACAGAACACGGAAGCTATCCGTTCGATTACCTAGTACTTGGTATGGGCGGCGAACCTAATGATTTCGGGACTCCTGGTGTTGGCGAAAACGGCTTTACACTTTGGTCTTGGGAAGATTCTGTTAAATTACGCAATCATATTGAAGAAACAGTAACTAAAGCATCTCGCGAACAAGACGTTGAAAAACGTAAAGCAATGTTAACATTCGTTGTTTGTGGATCTGGATTTACTGGTATCGAAATGGTTGGGGAACTTTTAGAATGGAAAGATCGTCTAGCTAAAGATAACAAAATTGACGCATCTGAAATTAAACTAGTTGTAGTAGAAGCTGCTCCAACAATCCTAAACATGCTTGAAAGAAGAGACGCTGACAAAGCAGAACGTTACATGGTTAAAAAAGGTATTGAAATCATGAAAAACGCTGCAATTGTTGAAGTTAAACCTGAAAGCATCGTTCTTAAATCTGGCGAAGAGCTTCCAACAAGTACATTAATTTGGACTGCTGGTGTTCGTGCTAACTCTGATACAAAAGATTATGGCATGGAATCTGCTCGTGCAGGACGTTTGAAAGTAAATCAATATATGGAAGCAGAAGGTCTTAAAGACGTGTATGTTGTTGGTGACCTTGCTTACTTTGAAGATGAAGATGGCAAGCCAACTCCACAAATCGTTGAAGGTGCTGAACAAACTGCATTAACTGCAGCGAAAAGCATCATCGTTGAAATGAGTGGTACTGGCGAAAAAGAACCATTCCAAGGTAAATATCATGGTGTCATGGTATCTATCGGGGCTAAATACGGTGTTGCTCACCTTGGTGGCATGCATCTATCTGGTTGGTTCGCTATTTTAATGAAACATATGGTTAACCTTTATTACTTCTTTGGTATTCGCAGTGGTTATTACATGTGGCAATATATTATGCACGAATTCTTCCACATTAAAGATCACCGTAACATCTTCCGTGGTTGGACTTCTCGTTACGGTAACGTACTTTGGGTTCTTCCTTTACGTGTATATCTAGGTTGGTTCTGGATTGACGAAGCTCTTTCTAAAATCTACGGTGAAACTACATGGGATAAAGTAAGTATTACTAATTTAAAACCTCTATTTAATGGTATTGGTTCTGATTCTTGGTTAACAGCAACTAGTTCAAAAATGCCTTTTGAATGGTTACAAACTGCTGCAACATCTGGCGCTAGTCAAGCTGCCGGTGATGCTGCTGGTGCCGCTGCGACAAACGTAACTACACCAATTCTTAGCCATATGCCTGGTTGGTTTGAATGGATTATGAAACTTCTTATGCCAAACCTTGACGTTGCTCTAGTAATGCAAAAAGTTGTACCTTTTGTTGAACTTGCAATTGGTCTTGCTATGGTAGTTGGTCTATTCACTTGGCTTGTAAGTATCGGAAGTGCTGGATTCCTAGTAATGTTCACTCTAAGCGCTATGCTTGGTTGGGACAAATTCTGGGCGTTACCAGCTTCTATCGCACTTCTAAATGGCGCTGGACGTACATTCGGTCTTGATTATTGGGCTGTTCCTTGGTTCCAAAAACATCTTGGTCACTGGTGGTACGGTAAGCCGAGGTCCGTTTACAGAGACAAGTAAATTAGCTAGTTAAAATTTTAAATTAAAAATCGGGAGTGCATCCAAAAGCCAGTTTTGGCATAGGAGGTGCTTCCGTTTTTATTATTTGTTTATTTTTATGAACTTTTTCCTATTATATTTAGGCGTTATCCTTTAAAATAGGATTTGTACATGACATTTGGAAAGGAGGCAATGCGGTGAAAAAGTACTTTTATATGGTGAAACGCTGGGATATTATAATTATTTTATCTCTTTGCATACTTTCCTTTTTGCCGATTGCTATTTTTTCATATGTAAAAGCGAATGAACCTGCTCCAGCTAATGGAAAAAAAGAGCTTGTTGCGGTTATTTCGGTTGATAGTAAGGAATATAAAACCGTTACGCTTACTGGGCATAAAGGGACTGAAAGCTTTGATGTGAAACAGCCAGATGGACATACTAACACGATTGAGGTTTCGGGGGAAGAAATTCGAATCAGTAAAGCTAATTGCAACGATCAGGTTTGCGTTCGAACTGGGGCAATTGATAAACAAGGTGATACAGTCGTTTGTCTTCCACATAAGTTAGTGATTGAAGTAAAAGCGAGTGACGGGAGTTCAGGTGATGCAGATGATCCAATTATCTCTTCCTGACCTTATCCTCTAATAGATAGGAAAGTGTTTTTATGACAAAAAACAGACGATTAGTATATATAGCGCTACTGGCTGCACAAGCTGTTGTTATTAGTTTACTTGAGAGAGCCATTCCATTTCCATTTGCGTTTGCTCCTGGAGCGAAACTCGGTCTTGCTAATATTATTACTTGTATTTCGCTCTATACGTTATCGGCAAAAGATACATTTATGATTATCTGCATTAGATTGGTGTTGTCCACTTTGCTTGGTGGGACTATTTCAACATTTATGTATAGTGCGGCGGGAGCTATCTTGAGTTTTCTTGGGATGTGGCTTGTACAACAACTTGGACCGAAACGCGTGAGCATCATTGGGGTTAGTGTTACCGGTGGGATTTTACATAACGTCGGACAACTCGTTATTGCAAGTTGGATTGCGGGGACTTGGTCGGTTATGCTTTATTTACCTGTATTATCTTTTATCGGTATTCTTTCTGGAATCGCGGTTGGGATTGCGGCAAACTACTTGCTGAAAAATGTCCAAACTTTGCGGATGTTCGCTGATGCTAAACAAAGTCAAGCTGCACAAAAATAATTTTAAAAAAAGGAGTTCAATATGCAACTTCATGCTATGTGGGATGATTATCCTGCACTTTCCAAAGATTTACAAGAAGTATTACAAACAATTGAAAGCAACATTCAAATTCGCGATAAACATGTAGAGAAAAACGTGAAAGATTTAATTCATGCTGGTGGAAAATTACTCCGCCCTGCTTTTGCGCTGTTATCTGCTCAAGCTGGACCTGAGTTTGATAAAGAACGCGCGGTTTCTATCGCAGCTGCTCTTGAAGTGCTCCATATGGCGACGTTGATTCATGATGATGTCGTTGATGATTCACCATTACGTCGCGGCATCCCTACTATCCATTCAAAATATGGTCGTAATTATGCCGTTTATACAGGGGATTATTTATTCTGTATTTGTTTTAAGATTCTTTCCGCACATGCTTCTTCCGTTGAAAATATCGAATTTAACAGTAAAAATATCGAAAAAATCTTAATGGGTGAACTGGATCAAATGCGCACAAGTTATAAAATGGATGTAACAGTTCGCGAATATTTATCGCGTATTTCTGGCAAAACAGCTCAACTATTTGCTCTTAGTTGTTACTCTGGTGCAACGGGCAGTAAAGCACCACGCATGACTGTAGCGAAATGTTATAATATCGGCCATTATCTTGGTATGGCTTTCCAAATTATTGATGACGTCTTGGATTATACAAGTACTGATGAAGGTCTTGGTAAACCTGTTTTAAATGATATGAAACAAGGTATTTATTCGCTACCGCTAATTTATGCAATGAAAGGTCACTTGGCTGAATTTGAGCCGCTTCTTTCTCAAAAACTAGATATGACTGATGATGCTTCTGAACAAGTTTTAGCACTTATTTCTAAATATAAGGGTGTCGAACAGGCATTCAAACTTGCAAGTAAATATACGAATAAAGCCCTTCGTGAAATTAAAAAACTACCAGCTGGCGCGTATCGTGATGATATGTACCGCTTAACGAAAAGCATATTAGATAGAGATATTTAATACATTTAGAACATTGCTCTTTGCTTACCGAGTTTTGTTCTAAATTTTACCTCAATTTGTGAAAATACAAACATGAAAGCGTGATTTAACGTGATTCGATTTTTTAAAATAGTGACACCTATTCTTTTATCTTTTTCCTTAGTTGCCTGTAGTTCTGCAAGTGAAGAAACGAAAAAAATTACTGCTCCGATTGAAAAAGACCGTGATTTATCAATAATTGAAACGACCGATGTTCATTATTTTGCGCCATCACTCACTGATGGCGGGCAGGCATTCCAAAAATATCTAGCCGCTGGTGATGGAAAGCAATTGGCATATAGCGATGAAATAACCAAGGCTTTCTTAGCAGATGTTGAGACTAAAAAGGCTGACGTTTTAATTATTAGCGGTGATTTGACTAATAATGGCGAAAAAACTAGCCATGAAGAATTAGCTAAAAAACTAGCGCAAGTAGAAAAAACAGGCACCCAAGTATTCGTTGTTCCCGGTAATCACGATATAAATAATCCATGGGCTCGAAAATTCGAGAAAGACAAACAACTACCGACCGATACTGTATCACCAGCAGATTTTAGCAAAATTTATAATCATTTTGGCTACGAAGATACTATTTCTGAAGATGATTTTTCGCTAAGCTATTTAGCAGCACCTTCACCCAAGGTTTGGCTTCTCATGCTTGATACAGCTATTTATAAAACCAATATGCAGCAAGGCTCCCCAACGACAGAAGGCGGTTTAACAGCTGGCACGTTAGATTGGATTAAAGAATGTAGCGCCTTAGCGAAAAAAAATGGCGTGACGCTTGTTCCAGTTATGCACCACAATTTAACTGATCATAATGATGTTATTCAAAAGGGTTACACAATCAATTACAATCAACAAGTAATCGATGCTCTGACAGCTGGCAATATGAATTTTTCTTTGAGTGGGCATATCCACACCCAAAACATTCGATCTGCCAAAAGTTCAGACGGCAAAGAAATTACTGATATTGTAACAAATGCTCTTTCCGTCTATCCACATAAATATGGGAACCTTACCTACAGCGCAAAAAACAAAACATTCACCTATCAATCTCAAAAATTAGACATAGAAGCTTGGGCAAAAGAAACTGGAACATCAGACAAAAATCTGCTTAACTTTGATGCATACGATTATGAGACTTTTTATAATAGTGGTTATGATAAAGCTATGATGGACTTAATGACGAGTGAATCTTATAAAAACTATAGTCAAACTGATAAAGAAAAAATGGCCGATACCATGGCTTTAAATAACATGGCTTTCTTTGCAGGCATCGCTCCACCTAAATCTGCTGGAATGGATTTATGGGATAGTGCTCCTAATTCATTTTTAAAAGATTATGTTTTAAGTAGTTCTGTTCCTCCAAAAGAAAGTAATGATTATTATGTTAGTCCTTAAAATAATAAAAAACCTGGAAGCATACTTATTCTGCTTCCAGGTTTTTTTATTAACTTGATGCCGCGGCCGCACTTGCTGCTGCGGCTGCACTCATTGCGGCTGCTTGTTCCATCGCAATTAAAATATGCACATTAACCATTAATCCTTCTAATTGTTCTTTGCTCATTTGACCCGATTGTTTTTCTGTATAAAGACTGATTGCCAGTGCTGTTACAAACTCGCGACCAAACCGCAGACCAGGTTGATTTTGCAAGTCATCAATTAAGTTCACCAAGCCAGAGTCAATTTTGCGACCATCCATCACAAATGCTAAAATTCCGATACTTGAGTAATGTAATGGCTTGATTTTCACACCTTTTTGACGTAATTCTTCTACCACATTATCTACTCTTCTAATAAATTTGCTGTCTTTTTCACCATATAAAAGTGTTCCTGTTGTAGCTAAAAACTGCAAGCTATCATTTTTTCGGAACCCTTTTGCGGCAAATTCTTGGAAATAGTATTCTGTGACTTCAGCTAATTTTTCTACATCCTTTTCTTTAAGATTAGCTAAGAAAACAGCTGTTGTTACGTCCTCACTTTTGGTTAAAAATGGGTGGTCTTTTTTGAAAAGTTGATGAATGGTTTTGGCTTTTTTTGCTGTTAGTGTTGGATTTTCTGATTCTAGTAATAGGTAAGCAGCGAAATAGGTGTATTCTGTGCGTTTAAAGCCGGCTTCGATGAGTGTGTTGTAATTGGAAATCACTTGACGAACACTATCCCGTTTCGCGTTATCACTTGCCATCAGTAAGCCAACAAGCGATGCGCGAACATTACCATTTAACGCTGTAAACATACCTAGTTGTCGTTTAAATTCTTTATTTATTTCATAGAATGTTTCTGGTTGAACGATTTCATTATTTCCCGCAAAAAGGCGAGCAATCAGAAATCGAATCCGCTTATCAATAAAACTAACGCCACTTGTTTTTACTAACTCGTAGTTCTTCATTAATAATTTCGTTGCTTGTTCGCTATCAAATACATATGCTGAATCCATCGGCCGCACTCCTTCTTGTTTTTGAATTAACATTCCTCTCTGTACAAACTCAAAATAAACTCTTCAAAATTATCAGCTAGCTTAAGTATTTTATAATCACCTTCTTGATCAATATGAACGACTGCGGGCTCGCCTGTTTTTCCGCAATTTCGGTAATCTAAGAAAACCATGTCATGTCCGGCTGATGGGCAATCAGCAATAGCTAAACCAACATCGGGATAACCCCACTCTTCTGTCCAAAAATTTGTGTTGTGCATACCATTCAATGTAGATACTCCACAGTCTCCTATTCCCATAATGCCAGTAATAGCTACACAATTCTCCGACCATGAACTTGGCTCTGTCGTAGGGACAGAACCCGTTGAAACTATGCCTCCATTTTGTGTATGACGCATTAAATAGATATAGGATTTAGGTAACTTATATCCTAGTTCTGCTTCGATTGCAGCCACTCTTTGAGGCGTAGGGTACACATCTTTATAGTCATTTTCAGAGTCAAACTTCAACCAAAGCTCTGCTAAACTATGCCCTTGGAAAAATGTCCCGACCTCACTAAAATATTCATCTAACTCGGCGAAAATTTGCTTAGCTTTTTCACGTTCGAAATCGACTGCTTCTAAATCTTGCATCTCTTCTAAAATCGACATGAGCTTTTGATAAATTTCTGGAAAACGTTCACCGCTTTGGTAGAGCACATCGCTAAGTAATACCGTTGCTGTAAATATATCTCTTTTATTTTCGGCTGTCACTTTTTGATTCCAACAAGTTTCAAGTAAATGAATCGCCTCTTTTGTTTTTCCTTTATCTAAATAATATAATGCTTTTCTTGTTGTAAGCATATTATTCCTCCACTAATCTTATTAACTTTATTATACTAAAAAAACCCTAGGGAAACAAAAACCCTAGGGACGCTATTTTTATAAATTCATTCCAAGTAGCGGAATTCGTTCATTGTATTTATCAACAAGTGCTTGGTTGTGCTCATCGGCATTTTCGACATTACCACTTATAAATACTGGTGGTGTGAAGTTATCATTCACCATTTTTTCAATCGCTTCGGCAAAAATGGACTGCAAGATGACAGCGCCAGTTACCGTGGAAGTCGGCGCGAATGCTATGTCAAAGTTAGCTGATTTTAATACTGCATCCCCTTTAACAGCGCCGTTATCAATTACAATGTCACCTGTATCGGATAAGCGTTTACCAGATGTGTGGCGTGATTTTTGGCTAGCTGAATATTGTAATGAAGTAATAACGATGACAAATGCGCCTTTTTCACGGGCAATTTCAGCAACATCTATTGGGACAGGATTGCGACCAGATGTGGATAATACAATCATCACATCACCCGAGCGAATATCTTCCTCTGCCATAAACGTTTTCGCATAATCATTTTTTCGCTCCAGTACGGATGACGCCGCAGCACCTTCGTGAAGCATAAGTGGTTCGTGTAAAATCGGATGAATCGCAGCAAGTCCACCAGCTCGGTAAAATACTTCCTCTGTTAAAATATGCGAGTGACCGCAGCCAAATAAATGGATCACACCGTCGTTTTCGATGGACTCGGCTACCTTCGCTCCTGCTTCTTTTACATAATCAGCTTCATTATCAAGAATATTTTCTAATAAGCGAATCGTAATATCGATATAGTTATTAATCATTTATTTCCCCTCCAAAGCTGCAAAAATTTTCTCGATTTCTTCTGGTTTAGTGCGACCTGTAGCTTTATCAATTGTTTTTCCAAAGATATGTGGCATGAAAAACGGAATGCCGGTCGTCTTGATGGCAGTTGTTATTTCAAGGATATTCTCGGCGCCAATCCCTCCTGCTGGCTCAATGCCGTATATCCCTTTTTCCGCTGCAACTTTTGTTAAATAAACAAGTTCGTCTAAATACTTTGTTCCTTCGATGCTCATAAATTTGATTGAAGGAATATTTGCGGATAGACAATAATCGACAGCTTCTTCAGCGGTAATTTCGTCGCCGGAAGATAGTTTGACAATCCCGACTTTTCCGGTTGGTCGAACGAGTGCATTGGTGTATGTTTCTGGAAGCAAGTCATTTGTTAATCCCGCTGTTTCGATTGGTTGGTTAATATGACTATTCGGTACGAGGCGCGCGATATGAAGAACATCCCGCCAATTGTGCCAGTCGCCGCCACCACCAAGACCAACACTGATGACCTCAGCTGTTGTTTGTAGTTCTTTCACCACATTTGCAGCTTCTTCTGGTGTTTCATAGTTTGTCGCCACGATTCCTGGTACTGCAAAACCGCGTGATGCTTCCATGACTTCCAAGCTATTTTCTTTATCTTTCGCTAAAAAATTAAATAGCGCAAAATTATTCCATTTCGGTAGATTTTCGAATTTTTTCTTGTTCAAGCTTTATCAACTCCACACATGTTTTTAACGTTTTTTCGATTAAGTATTCGCCTTTTTCTGCTGTTGCCAAAGTTGCTTCTCCTAAAACTGCTGTCTTGGTGAAGTTTTGCCACGGTGTTGGTGTGAAATCCGCATCAATTGGTAAAATTGGCGGGTCATCAATGGCACGACTCATATCCGCATTTTCCGGTGATAAGTAAAGCATGAGGGATGTTTCGATTTCACAAGCATGAATATAGGTATGATGGTTTGCTTGTCCTTCGCGCACGTCCATTGCAAGTTTTTGGATATTTGGGTAAAAAATGTGCAAGATAATCATATCCGGAAATTTGGCATATAGTTCGCGCGCTGCATCTTTTAGCGCCGCCATATTTCCAAGATGTCCGCTCACTGGGACAAACAGGCGAAATCCTTGTTTATATAGACTTTCACCGATTTCTACAACTACTTTCGTTACCGTTTCATTTGATAGCGTTAAACTTCCCGGGAAATCTTGCAAACTCCAAACTTGGCCATAGGGTAATACGGGAAGCACAAATCCATCTGTTTCCGCCGCTATTTTCACTGAATATTCTGACGCTAAAATATTGTCTGTCCCTAGCGGCAAATGAGGTCCGTGGGCTTCAACTGCTCCTATTGGCAAAAGGACTGGTTTTGTTTTCGTGATTTTTGCGCCAATATCAAAAGAATTTTCATCTGCATATAACACAGATTTCGCCTCCTATTTTTTAAAAGTAAAACATCTTGCCGGGTTATCCACGAAGAATTTTTTAACTAATTTTTCTCCGTCAAAGCCTTTTTCGTTAGCTTCGTCAATAAAGCGTGGCACCCATTTTTTGGCAATATATTCAAGTCCTGGTCCGTGGCCGTAATGTTTATAATAAGTTTTGCGCGCTGTATCACCACTGACTAAAATTTGATCTTCAAAGCCTTCCGAAACTAGATAAAGAATCGCTGCAATCCGAGCGCTTTCTGGTGCGTATTTGATTTTTGCGATGCCATCAAACGACATGAATGCACCTGTTTTGGCAACTTGTTTGTGATAATACGGATCTAGGTTGCGGTCCATATGCCCAATAGAGAGGTATTCTAACGGGATATTTTCTTGTTTTAAAATCTCAATTTGCTCTAAAGCCATCGTTCCCGCTTCTGTGTGAGAATGTATTGGTGCTTTTGTCTCGTGATGTGCTCTTGCAACCGCGCGTATCGTCTTTTCTTCTAAAGGTGTAATCATATTGTAGCCAGTTCCAAATTTCACCTGACCGGCCTTATACGGCGTTCCTTCAAGCCCATTTTCGACTTCATTTACAACGAATTCCGTTAGTTTGTCTATAGAAGTGTTTTCAATCCATTCATAATATGTTTCAAAATCGCCTATGATCGGCTTCAGTTCTGGTTTAATTTTTCCGTCCCATAAGAAACTTTTGTTAAAACCAGCTGTTCCAACGATTTGAATGCCTGTTTCTTTGGAAATTTGTGCCACATCTAAGACGCGTCTGCCATAATCAACCGCGGTTGCATCGACAATTGTTTTTCCGCCTAAATCCGCGAAATCTTGTACATCAAGTTGTGATTTTTCTTTATCATCCAAAAGTAAATCGTCGGCATCCCGCTCTTGCCAGTAAGCCGGTACACAAACGATGTGCTCGTGTGAATAAGTAAATCCTAGTTGTTCAGGGGCAATATCTCCATAAAAAGTACGAATAAAACTCATTTTCTAAAACTTCCTTTCAAAAAACCTCTTCCTCTTGAATGCTAGACAAGGAAGAGGTTTTGATTTTTACTTAAAAGAATAACTTCGCTAACATGCTGACAATTGGGCCGAGGATAAACATATCTGAGTCGGCTGCCCACATTGCTGTATCTGGCACAGTCGTATTAATAAAGAATGTAACCATGATATATTGACCCCAGGCGACAACTGTTGCCGTTAGGAATCCACCTATCAATGCTCCTCTCACACCACCAGTTGAGTTACCGAATACACCAGCAACTGCCCCGTGGAAGAAGAGAACGATCATTGTTGGCACAAACACGTAACCAACTGTATTTCCAAGTACTACTAACCAGATAATCGCTCCAATGAACGCACCCACGAAACCGATAATTACGGAGTTTGGCGCATATGGATAAACGATTGGCGCATCCAGTGCAGGTTTCGCACCTGGTACAAGTTTTGTTGCAATACCATTGAAGGCGGGTACGATTTCACCGATAAACATCCGCACACCTACAAGAACGATGGCGATACCAGCTGCAAACGTAAAGGACTGAACGAT
Proteins encoded:
- a CDS encoding polyprenyl synthetase family protein yields the protein MQLHAMWDDYPALSKDLQEVLQTIESNIQIRDKHVEKNVKDLIHAGGKLLRPAFALLSAQAGPEFDKERAVSIAAALEVLHMATLIHDDVVDDSPLRRGIPTIHSKYGRNYAVYTGDYLFCICFKILSAHASSVENIEFNSKNIEKILMGELDQMRTSYKMDVTVREYLSRISGKTAQLFALSCYSGATGSKAPRMTVAKCYNIGHYLGMAFQIIDDVLDYTSTDEGLGKPVLNDMKQGIYSLPLIYAMKGHLAEFEPLLSQKLDMTDDASEQVLALISKYKGVEQAFKLASKYTNKALREIKKLPAGAYRDDMYRLTKSILDRDI
- the pplA gene encoding extracellular electron transfer flavoprotein PplA — encoded protein: MKLKKVAMGITVVMASSLLLVGCGSNDDSSKDKKSTDTKQTETKKTAKTDGTMTDGTYKLEEKNFDDKGWKGFMSIEVKDGKITKANYDYKNKDGKLKSEDADYEKAMKDKVGTGPQEYLKQLSDSLVKGQSASSVEVVSGATHSSDAFINYANQLIQAAQKADTTTISINNLAKMEDGTYKLEEQNYAHGYRVVFSMDVKDGKITKSDYNYVDKDGKLKSDDADYEKNMKAKSGTGPKEYIPALNKSLVEKQDVAAVDTVSGATNSSNQFKIYAAQLQNAAQNGNTDTIKVYNLVEAE
- a CDS encoding DUF4003 family protein, which gives rise to MDSAYVFDSEQATKLLMKNYELVKTSGVSFIDKRIRFLIARLFAGNNEIVQPETFYEINKEFKRQLGMFTALNGNVRASLVGLLMASDNAKRDSVRQVISNYNTLIEAGFKRTEYTYFAAYLLLESENPTLTAKKAKTIHQLFKKDHPFLTKSEDVTTAVFLANLKEKDVEKLAEVTEYYFQEFAAKGFRKNDSLQFLATTGTLLYGEKDSKFIRRVDNVVEELRQKGVKIKPLHYSSIGILAFVMDGRKIDSGLVNLIDDLQNQPGLRFGREFVTALAISLYTEKQSGQMSKEQLEGLMVNVHILIAMEQAAAMSAAAAASAAAASS
- a CDS encoding SMI1/KNR4 family protein, with translation MLTTRKALYYLDKGKTKEAIHLLETCWNQKVTAENKRDIFTATVLLSDVLYQSGERFPEIYQKLMSILEEMQDLEAVDFEREKAKQIFAELDEYFSEVGTFFQGHSLAELWLKFDSENDYKDVYPTPQRVAAIEAELGYKLPKSYIYLMRHTQNGGIVSTGSVPTTEPSSWSENCVAITGIMGIGDCGVSTLNGMHNTNFWTEEWGYPDVGLAIADCPSAGHDMVFLDYRNCGKTGEPAVVHIDQEGDYKILKLADNFEEFILSLYREEC
- the eetB gene encoding flavinylation system FAD exporter subunit EetB; protein product: MTKNRRLVYIALLAAQAVVISLLERAIPFPFAFAPGAKLGLANIITCISLYTLSAKDTFMIICIRLVLSTLLGGTISTFMYSAAGAILSFLGMWLVQQLGPKRVSIIGVSVTGGILHNVGQLVIASWIAGTWSVMLYLPVLSFIGILSGIAVGIAANYLLKNVQTLRMFADAKQSQAAQK
- a CDS encoding FAD-dependent oxidoreductase produces the protein MPEKNIVLIGAGYAGVHAAKKLAKKYKKDKDVNITLIDRHSYHTMMTELHEVAGGRVEPTAIQYDLRRLFNRTKVNLVTDNVTHVDHDKKVVTTEHGSYPFDYLVLGMGGEPNDFGTPGVGENGFTLWSWEDSVKLRNHIEETVTKASREQDVEKRKAMLTFVVCGSGFTGIEMVGELLEWKDRLAKDNKIDASEIKLVVVEAAPTILNMLERRDADKAERYMVKKGIEIMKNAAIVEVKPESIVLKSGEELPTSTLIWTAGVRANSDTKDYGMESARAGRLKVNQYMEAEGLKDVYVVGDLAYFEDEDGKPTPQIVEGAEQTALTAAKSIIVEMSGTGEKEPFQGKYHGVMVSIGAKYGVAHLGGMHLSGWFAILMKHMVNLYYFFGIRSGYYMWQYIMHEFFHIKDHRNIFRGWTSRYGNVLWVLPLRVYLGWFWIDEALSKIYGETTWDKVSITNLKPLFNGIGSDSWLTATSSKMPFEWLQTAATSGASQAAGDAAGAAATNVTTPILSHMPGWFEWIMKLLMPNLDVALVMQKVVPFVELAIGLAMVVGLFTWLVSIGSAGFLVMFTLSAMLGWDKFWALPASIALLNGAGRTFGLDYWAVPWFQKHLGHWWYGKPRSVYRDK
- a CDS encoding metallophosphoesterase, producing MIRFFKIVTPILLSFSLVACSSASEETKKITAPIEKDRDLSIIETTDVHYFAPSLTDGGQAFQKYLAAGDGKQLAYSDEITKAFLADVETKKADVLIISGDLTNNGEKTSHEELAKKLAQVEKTGTQVFVVPGNHDINNPWARKFEKDKQLPTDTVSPADFSKIYNHFGYEDTISEDDFSLSYLAAPSPKVWLLMLDTAIYKTNMQQGSPTTEGGLTAGTLDWIKECSALAKKNGVTLVPVMHHNLTDHNDVIQKGYTINYNQQVIDALTAGNMNFSLSGHIHTQNIRSAKSSDGKEITDIVTNALSVYPHKYGNLTYSAKNKTFTYQSQKLDIEAWAKETGTSDKNLLNFDAYDYETFYNSGYDKAMMDLMTSESYKNYSQTDKEKMADTMALNNMAFFAGIAPPKSAGMDLWDSAPNSFLKDYVLSSSVPPKESNDYYVSP
- the eetA gene encoding flavin-based extracellular electron transfer system protein EetA; the encoded protein is MKKYFYMVKRWDIIIILSLCILSFLPIAIFSYVKANEPAPANGKKELVAVISVDSKEYKTVTLTGHKGTESFDVKQPDGHTNTIEVSGEEIRISKANCNDQVCVRTGAIDKQGDTVVCLPHKLVIEVKASDGSSGDADDPIISS